Proteins encoded within one genomic window of Triticum aestivum cultivar Chinese Spring chromosome 2D, IWGSC CS RefSeq v2.1, whole genome shotgun sequence:
- the LOC123048104 gene encoding noroxomaritidine synthase 2-like produces the protein MSTMFISMLLVLLVPLYMYLKASSRSKNTSVLPTNWPILHMFPSFMVNVYNLHDYLTLVLAGLGHNFRAHGPPGTGMRFFVTCDPANVRHIFTTNYTNFPKSVLSNPRMIASTEACCRNKVENILLPLLAYMASTGTPFDVQELMSRFMFDLATMSLFGVDPGLLSLDKPPMDAVVALNAVMEVGFFQHTMPTSCWKLMRWLNIGRERKLCTAHKVLQRFLVEMMERRKMEMMERKINTCHVGSDDEQDGVDIMSSYPDYVHDDLSYAKNIGYMLPARDTIGTTLTWIFYNLAQNANIVSIIRSELSPIASCKGASGVDAMMIFEPNEIKSLVYLRAVLYETLRLYPPTPFERKTVSADDIMPSGHEVHTSDTILISLYSLGRMEGVWGNDCLEYNPDRWLLEDGNNLRYVPSHKFLAFNLGPRICLGKEIAVMHMKTIIASVLWNFDVEVMEGQSIQPKPSCILEMKNGLIVKLKKREM, from the coding sequence ATGTCAACTATGTTCATTTCCATGCTACTTGTGCTACTTGTTCCCCTATACATGTATCTCAAGGCTAGCAGTAGATCTAAGAACACATCAGTGCTTCCCACAAACTGGCCAATATTGcacatgttcccttccttcatGGTCAATGTCTACAACTTGCATGACTATCTCACCTTGGTCCTCGCGGGATTAGGCCACAACTTCAGGGCGCACGGCCCACCCGGGACCGGGATGCGGTTCTTCGTCACTTGCGACCCTGCTAATGTCCGGCACATCTTCACGACCAACTACACCAACTTCCCCAAGAGCGTGCTCAGCAACCCGCGGATGATTGCCAGTACGGAGGCATGCTGCCGCAACAAGGTGGAAAACATCCTTCTCCCATTGCTCGCCTACATGGCGAGCACCGGCACTCCTTTTGACGTGCAAGAATTGATGTCGAGGTTTATGTTTGACTTGGCTACTATGTCTCTCTTTGGTGTGGATCCTGGCCTCCTATCATTAGACAAACCACCCATGGACGCTGTGGTTGCTCTGAACGCAGTCATGGAGGTGGGATTTTTCCAGCACACCATGCCAACTTCTTGCTGGAAATTAATGAGGTGGCTAAACATCGGTCGCGAAAGAAAGCTCTGCACAGCGCACAAAGTGCTACAAAGGTTCCTcgtggagatgatggagaggaggaagatggagatgatggagaggaagaTCAACACATGTCATGTTGGTAGTGACGACGAACAAGATGGTGTGGATATTATGTCTTCCTACCCAGACTATGTTCACGATGACTTGTCCTATGCCAAGAACATTGGCTACATGCTTCCTGCAAGGGACACAATTGGAACGACCCTGACATGGATTTTTTACAACCTCGCCCAGAACGCAAACATTGTGTCAATCATCCGGAGTGAACTATCACCCATTGCATCATGCAAAGGAGCATCCGGTGTGGATGCCATGATGATCTTTGAGCCGAACGAAATCAAATCTCTAGTCTATCTGAGAGCCGTCTTGTACGAGACTCTTAGGTTGTACCCACCGACACCTTTCGAGCGCAAGACGGTGTCCGCCGATGATATTATGCCGAGTGGCCATGAGGTGCACACCAGTGACACCATCCTTATTTCTCTCTACTCCCTGGGGAGAATGGAGGGCGTGTGGGGTAATGACTGTCTCGAGTATAACCCAGATAGGTGGCTCTTGGAAGATGGAAACAATCTGAGGTACGTACCATCTCACAAGTTCTTGGCCTTCAACTTGGGCCCAAGGATATGCCTTGGGAAGGAAATTGCGGTTATGCATATGAAGACCATCATCGCCTCAGTGTTGTGGAACTTTGATGTGGAGGTGATGGAAGGGCAAAGCATCCAGCCCAAGCCATCTTGTATACTGGAGATGAAAAACGGGCTCATAGTTAAGCTAAAGAAGCGAGAGATGTAA